The following are from one region of the Prionailurus bengalensis isolate Pbe53 chromosome A2, Fcat_Pben_1.1_paternal_pri, whole genome shotgun sequence genome:
- the LOC122486617 gene encoding mitotic interactor and substrate of PLK1, translating into MDRVTRYPIFGIPHSPRVGGLGPEEGTGHTFELVDVGPAASGWDQNKPRALPADREAGPNAAGPKASRSPRAFLDRPAPWRLGREGDEKEEAKACRRHPRDAQPTRPRSLEREHQALGKGSTAATLQGRPAHGDPGSPGQAQSGPPEEHVVDREQINFLAARRQFLSLEQAGAAAAQNLPARAAPACAPPAVGQASTASGGLSPAGGCAVPPKPQGRDAVSGEKGGAGGLPAAPGARAVGGRGSRSRVGSPEPPGETPIEREIRRAQEREADLREQRGLRQAASQQEMVEIPTRPLLTKVGLASAPRRDRGRPSLYVRRDLVQETQREEDHRREGLKLGEPSTPAGAALGPQPGLRKALSSDSVLGPAREDGPACPAPAVRKVDRGIPADALQPHPRPGSPRLACPALHASGRPGGLSAAEAEAVGSPQATGSPWHLLEPSGKPAGAKPQCSKPREGPPPAKRGVIRQEHFCLRPLRFRVPDGPLQAAAPRGPGWEGGGILASTLQRSQSSELLEKEVESVLQREREVAEERRQALFPEVFSPPPNDDDDDDDEPDGSRSSSAASGVTGSYSVSESHFFTPIHLSGVAGAPKQKKRKEPRYASLSASDHINSEVLEATRVTRHTNAKARCWEARIYANEGKG; encoded by the exons ATGGACCGAGTGACCAGATACCCCATCTTCGGCATCCCTCACTCGCCCCGTGTGGGTGGCCTGGGCCCGGAGGAGGGCACCGGCCACACGTTTGAGCTGGTGGACGTGGGGCCTGCGGCCAGCGGCTGGGACCAGAACAAGCCACGGGCCCTGCCTGCTGACCGAGAGGCCGGGCCGAACGCGGCCGGGCCGAAGGCGTCCCGGAGCCCACGTGCCTTCCTGGACCGGCCAGCCCCGTGGAGGCTCGGCCGGGAGGGTGACGAGAAAGAGGAGGCGAAGGCCTGCCGTCGGCACCCAAGGGACGCCCAGCCCACGCGGCCACGGAGCCTGGAACGGGAGCACCAGGCACTCGGGAAGGGCAGCACGGCGGCCACGCTCCAGGGCAGGCCAGCCCACGGGGACCCCGGGAGCCCCGGCCAGGCTCAGTCTGGGCCCCCGGAGGAGCACGTGGTCGACAGGGAGCAGATCAACTTCCTGGCGGCCAGACGGCAGTTCTTGAGTCTGGAGCAGGCCGGTGCAGCGGCCGCCCAGAACCTTCCAGCGAGGGCGGCCCCTGCGTGCGCCCCGCCTGCCGTGGGTCAGGCCTCCACGGCCTCGGGCGGGCTGTCCCCGGCCGGCGGGTGTGCCGTCCCCCCGAAGCCCCAGGGGAGGGACGCGGTCTCGGGAGAGAAGGGGGGCGCCGGCGGCCTCCCCGCTGCCCCTGGTGCCCGGGCTGTGGGCGGCCGTGGCTCCCGGTCCCGAGTGGGGTCCCCGGAGCCCCCCGGGGAGACGCCCATCGAGCGGGAGATCCGGCGGGCCCAGGAGCGGGAGGCAGACCTGCGAGAGCAGAGAGGGCTACGGCAGGCGGCCAGCCAGCAGGAGATGGTAGAGATACCCACCAGGCCACTGCTGACCAAGGTCGGCCTGGCCTCGGCCCCGCGGCGGGACAGGGGGCGCCCGTCACTCTACGTGCGGCGGGATTTGGTGCAGGAGACCCAGCGGGAGGAGGACCACCGGCGGGAGGGCCTGAAGCTGGGCGAGCCGTCCACGCCTGCCGGGGCGGCCCTGGGTCCCCAGCCGGGACTCAGGAAAGCCCTCAGCTCAGACTCCGTCCTCGGCCCGGCCCGGGAAGACGGGCCGGCCTGCCCTGCTCCCGCGGTGAGGAAGGTGGACCGCGGCATCCCGGCCGACGCCCTCCAGCCGCACCCGCGCCCCGGGAGCCCCCGGCTGGCGTGCCCAGCCCTCCACGCGTCCGGCAGGCCTGGGGGTCTCTCTGCGGCCGAGGCCGAGGCCGTGGGCTCTCCACAGGCCACAGGCTCTCCGTGGCACCTCTTGGAACCCTCTGGAAAACCGGCAGGCGCAAAGCCGCAGTGCTCCAAGCCCCGCGAGGGGCCCCCGCCGGCCAAGAGAGGGGTCATCCGACAGGAGCATTTCTGCCTGCGGCCCCTGCGGTTCAGGGTCCCAGACGGGCCCCTGCAGGCCGCGGCCCCCCGCGGCCCAGGCTGGGAGGGCGGGGGGATCCTGGCGTCGACGCTGCAGAGGTCCCAGTCGTCCGAGCTGctggagaaggaggtggagagCGTCCTGCAGCGCGAGCGGGAGGTGGCCGAGGAGCGGAGGCAGGCCCTCTTTCCTGAGGTCTTCTCCCCGCCGCCCAatgacgacgacgacgacgacgacgagcCGGACGGCTCCAGGAGCTCCTCCGCGGCTTccg GCGTCACGGGCAGCTACTCCGTGTCTGAGTCCCACTTCTTCACCCCCATCCACCTGTCAGGCGTGGCGGGTGCTCccaagcagaagaaaaggaaggagccGCGG TATGCCAGCCTCAGCGCCTCCGACCACATCAACTCAGAG GTCCTTGAGGCCACACGGGTCACCCGCCACACCAATGCCAAGGCCAGGTGCTGGGAAGCCCGTATCTACGCCAACGAGGGCAAAGGCTGA